The genomic interval CATGAAATTTGTAAGTAGCAGGTTTGGGGTTCGATTGCTATTAGATACAATAATATTAGTACTTAATTTTTACAAAAATTGCGTAAAAAtgtcatttttatatttttttaatataaaaggGCAAAATTGTATTTCACAATTATTAAAATGACTCTTTTTGTCCTTAGTGTTACCACTTAATATATAGTAATAGATAGATAGATACATATGTATTTCGCAGTAATTATGAGATTCaattttatgcaaataataacttgatattatttttaatttcagaCCTCTGCCAACTAGTAATTTAAGTATTACAATTTCAAgttaaaaaagaaaaagaagatcACAATTATTAACATTTGTTCCCTAAAAAAATTATCATTTGTTAATTTTAGCATGCCAATTTCGAGTTAAAGTAGGTTTTGCAAACTTATTTTCGAACtcaaaattataataaatttatgttgattttaaaaaaactgatcaataaaaaaattaaatcaatgATTAATTTCATGCTTTTCACTTAAACATAATTAAGAATTGTAGTCGGgccgggtcgggtcgggtcgtTCGGGTGGATTATTAAAACTTAAACAACCCCAGGTCTGATCATCCAGCCTGTAAGAAAACAGGCTGTAATAATTTATTGTTACAACTTATAATCACTTTCCAAGATAAATTAGAAATTACTCGCTTCCACAATATCTATATATAGCCTCGTATCCTTCATACCTCTTCTTAAATCTTAATCTCTCTCTGATCACACACGCACATTATCTACATTATTACTACAACAATCTAGGGTTACTGTTATTATTACAACAATCTAGTTCGAGTTTGATTTTGAGTTTGTTTTTGACTAGTAAAGAAGGAAGATGGCACTGGCAGAGGAACTAATTACTGATTATCTGAAGCCAGTGATTATGGGAAAAGAACTCCCATGCAACTTCATCAAGTTCAGACAAGTGTACGGTCCGTCTTCGAATCCGTGGCATGTTTTTCCTGACGATGATCAATCTTGGTTCTTCTCGCCTCATCTTAAAGACACTGAGAAGTGCATGTTTGTGTTTTCCAAGTTATCAAAAGTTTCGAGATCAAATAATTCGAAAAAGGCTGGTTCGAGAAAAGCTGGTTTTGTTACTTCTGAGCATACCTCGAAAAAGGCAGGGTGTGGTACTTGGGATGGAAAGACAACGCGGAAACAAATCAGAGATGGAGAGGGTAATGTGGTTGGGGAGAAGAGGTACTTGGCGTTTGAGATTAACGAGATTGATTCGGGTTTGATtggatttgattgtagtaaaGTTGGATTTTTCGATTAATGCTGGTTTGGATTCTGCTCATAGTATTGTTTTGTGTAAAATTACTTATGATTCTTCAAAGGCGTGCACGGTTAATCTCAAATCAGGGAACAGAATTGCTGGTAATGTTATAAGAACTAGTGGTGAAGCCCGCGAGAAAGAAGAGATTATCAACAAGAATTTGGAGGTAACTAGTTGTGTAATTGCAGAAAATCTCACCGCGATCAATGGTGGTGTTGATAATCGGTCTGGTGCTAATCAATCTCAGGAAATAGAAGATACCATCAACATGAATCTAGAGGCCCTTAGCAGTGTAACAACAGAGAGTCTCAATGGGATACATCGTGGTGTTTATGATTGGTTTGGTGCTACTCAATTTCAAGAGTTGGATGCTTTTTCcaaagaaaaagaagaagccaTCAACACGAATGTAGAGGGCCCTAGCAGTGTAACAACAGAGAATCTCACTGAATCTCACTGGGATACATGGTGGTGTTGATGATAGGTCTCGTGCTACTCAATTTCAAGAGTTGGATGATATTTTTGGGGATTCTGGTTTTGATGGCCTTGGAAGTGAGGGTTTCAGTTGGGGAGACCTAGGTGATATAAATCCCTCTTTTGATATTCAGGGAGACGTAGACGATTTAGGTCCCTGTTTTGATGTAGATTGGATAATGAGGACTCTGGAATGTGATCCGCAAGAAGGGCCAGTGGAAGATAACAGTATAAGCAATCTTGGCAAGAGAAAATTTGAAGCAGATGAGAATTTATGCATGAGTAAGAAGATGTGCTTTTAATGATTATTAGCAGCAGCTATGGCAAGTGATTGGTAACTATTAGCAGAAGCGGCTTCTGTGTTCATACATTGTTCTTCTTTGAACTTTCCACTCAATGTATCAAATTTTGAATTTATTTGTATAATTTAGCAGACTGAAAAACTTATGTACCATCCAAGATTGATGAATGCAACTTTTTATGATTTTTACTGAATTGATCCTTGTCTTTTGTTGCTGCATACTTTTTGACTTGCTGGATGATAAATTCTACTGAAAATAGAAAATGAAAAGGTTTCAATTAGTATGTTAATGCTTATGAAGTAAAGCGGATATTTATTCTAATGAGCCGGGGAGATCTATGGATATCACTGCCCTGTTGCCATGGCTAATATCTTGTTCTTCTTCATGGAAAACATAGGACAAGTCTTTCTCATTTCTTGATTTCTCAGACTCTTAAAACTGGTGGCACTTCTTGGTTTCTTAGAAAACTACTCCAGCAATCTAATTAAGAATCACTGAGTTACCTGTATCATTGAGACAACAGCTGAAGTACATTTAAACAAGTAATATGGTTGAGAGCAAGAAAAAATATTACTTCAACGAGTTTATTACTTTATCGGGAGTAATATAGTCTGATGTATCTGATGAATGTGCAGAAGTGTCAAATATAGTATTATTATGATGATGGTGTGATTCATTCGAAGAAGTCTGAATGAACACATCAGGAATATCAGTAACGTGAAAAGGATCATAATCCGTGTGTGTAGGAAGAAAGAACTGAGTTGGAGGTATGGTAGGTAACTGAGACATATGGAAAGGAAAATTACGTTCATGAAACTTTACATCACGAGAGACTATGATCTTATTTGTAATCAGATTTAGAAGTTTATATCCTTTGGTGTAAGCTGGATATCCTAGAAAAACACATGGATGTGCTATAGGTTCGATTTTAGGTCTATGTTGTCTGGGAGTAGAGGAAAAACAGAGACAACCAAAACATCTCACACGCGTATAATCAGGTTTTGTATTAAAAAGAATTTCATAAGGCGTGACATTATTCAAATGTTTAACTGGCATCCTGTTAATAAAAATGCAGCACATTGAACACAATGACCCCAGTATTTGGGAGGAAGGTTTGACTGAAAGAAAAGAGCACGAGCAGTCTCCATAAGGTGCTTGTGCTTACGTTCAACCACCCTATTTTGTTGGGGGGGTATCTGAGCAACTTGTTTGATGGAGTATTCCATAATGATGATACAAAGAAAGAATCTGACCTTGACAAAGCTCTAAAGCATTGTCAGTACGAATGATTTGAACAGTGGTTTTGAATTGATTACCAATAAATTGAAGAAAATGTTGAATAATAGACACTGAATGAGCTTTGTTTTTCATCAAATGTACCCAAGTAACTCGACTAAAATCGTCTACAATGGTGAGGAAATAACGACAATTATCATGTGTGCTAACACGATAGGGCCCCCAAACATCTATATGTAAAAGTTCAAAAATCTTAGTGGTTTTTATTTTACTGGAAACAAAACACAATCTATGTTGTCTTGCAACAGGACAAATAGCACAAATACAATCTGAAAGAGTTGAAATATCAACATTCTCTACAATAGTACTGGGCTTATGATAAGGAACATGTCCTAATCGAAGATGCAACAATTTGGCTTGATCTAGTTTAGAACTAACAGCAGTATTAACAATAGAACTAGACACACTGGATGACAATGCAGCAGATGAAGAAACTGTAGAATGAGGAAAAAGCTCTTCATCAGCAAAATAGAGACCTTAAAACAGATTACCAAGAAGTAGGGGCTGACTCATCGAATGCTCCTGAATGAAGCAAGAATTAGAATAAAAAAATATTGTACAATCAGTATCTTTAACAAGTCTATGCACAGAAATCAAGTTAAACTTGAAAGATGGAGCAAATAACACATTTTTGAGTTTCaaagaattagcaagatgaaTGTGGCCTATGTGTGTGACTTTAACCTTGGTACCATCAGGAATGGTTATAAAACTATTATTAGAGTGAATTTCTTGAAAAGAATGGAAAAATTCTAGTGAAGAACACATGTGATCTGAAGCACCACTATCATTTATCCAACTATTAGTGTGAGTAGATGATAAAAGACAATGAGTACCTGCTAACAATGCATTTCCAGAATAAGGAGAAGAATCTTGTTCAATATTTGTCGGAGTCAGCAAAGCCATAAGTTGATTATATTGATCAACTGAGATGTTAGGAGAAGCAGATGAGCTGCCAGTAACAGTTCCAATGCCAGTGCCACTAGAATTATCCCTTGTGGCATTGTCATCTAGATTATCAGTAGAATTTGCTGCAAGGTTAGCAAACCTTCTTGATTGTGATAGTTTAAAACCTGGTGGATAGCCATTTAGTTTGAAACACCTTTCTTTGTCGTGGCCTGGAATCTTACAGTGATCACAGAAGTAAGTCACTTTCCTTTGCTGAAAACCATAGTTAAAATTATTGGAATAGCCCCTGCCAATGACACCAGTACCCGTTCTATTTGTGAATCTCTGAGAATTAGGAGTCCTGAAATTGCTTTGATTTCTTTCTGCAGCAAAAGCAATAGATTCATTTGGAATGAATGGTTTAGAAATTTCCTTATGCCTTTGTTCTTGAAGCAACATCCTGTAAACTTGAGCTAGACTAGGCAAATTATCCATCATCAGGATGTGGGACCTAACATTTGCATACTCATTAGACATTTTCATAAGAAAGATCATTAGTATTTGATCTTGTTGTAACTTGAGAACCTTCTGAGTAATATTGCAGGTACATTGTGCACATTCGCACTTAGGCAAAGGTTTGAGATTATCAATCTCATCCCAAATCTTCTTCAATTGAGTGTAGTAATCAGAAATCGCAACATCATCTTGTGAAACTTGAAAAACATCATGTTCTAAAGCATATAACTGTGCAGAAGAAGCTTGGCCAAATCATTCTTCGAGATCAAGCCATATAGCTCTAGCAGAATCAACATACAATATACTTGCTGCAATCTGAGGCTCTAAAGCAGTAATGACAAAGTTGCAGTTTAGGAGGGTGCGATGAAGACTAGTAACGGATCggatctgctctgataccatgttataAGTTGCAGTTTAGAAGTAATAAAGATGAAAGTGTAGAACTCCATTAATGGATAACCAAAACTATACAAAGCAATTACATCAGAGAGAGATAGAGTCTTGTAGAGTAAGCTAAAATGATAGAAATCTAACTAACTAATTTGTAACTAACTATTGCTAATATATACAGAATAATTAAGATGTCTAATCCTATCTAGAACTTGACAAAGTGTAAGGTGAATTGCTGCTATGCTGACGTGGAGAATCTGTTGTGGAGGAATATATATTTGGTGAGGAATGTACAGCTGGAATTCTATCAATTAGCTCAACATCCATTATCTTAAAAccggagaaaaatattattttagcaagATTATTAATATAACTTAATGCAATTGCACTTAAAAAAATAAAGTCAAGTCATGTGTTTGCCTATTAGTATATGTTAGTCATTttcatgtaaaaaaataataactCGAAGCCATGTTTATGCAATCAAGTCTCATTTTTATAATCAAAATTATTGGTCAAATTAAATGTACTTCTTTTAATAATACttctttttttcatttttaatatCTGGTAAAGTTATATTAATAACATGAGTTAAACGAATATATATAACGTAATTCATGTTTAAAAAAATTTCATTAGCAGCATAATAGCTGACATAATTTTTTTTCCGATTTCCTTTCTAGAATAGATTAGTCAAGGTACAAATTGTTGGCAAAAAAAAAGTCAAggtacaattttttttaaaatacacaTCTATTTGCAAACACAACATTTTTCAATAAAATCTTCTCGATTCATTAATTCTCACCTTATGTTCTAACAACACCAAATTTATGTTGTATAAGATTTCATTACAATAATGATGAATATTCATTACACTTTCGTTATACACTATATACCTTTAGATATTTGCTACGTAGGTCGAATAGTCTACAATGTCTTCTCTAAAggcattttcaaatttctgaaattaatAACATGATTCAAGAAAATGAAGCATAAATATACAAATCTTAATATAATATTTGGTAATAAAATGCAGGCAATAACCAATGAAAAAATACAACATCACAAGATACATACTTATTTTATTTTGTTGTTTTAAAATTTGGTTGCTTGCTGCACATGTCATGGTAAACAGATGAAGAATTTTCCCAATCCCGAGTCCATCTACATTCAAATTTTATGGTTATTTAATGTAATACTGTTATGTGCTGGcttaatttattattttcatttattatttgaGTGCAAATAAATAGCAAAGACTTGGTCTTTATCGTAGATAAGTGTAAGTTAGGTTGAGTAAGTAGTGGAACCACCTTCTCCTATTTTTTAGCAGTTAAGCAGTTGTAAGAGAGTCTTGTATAACATATGCAGGAACGTTAGAGAAGATATGcttataatattattttacaGTTCATCTCTTGAGTTGACAGAGGTCAGAGGCTCCTCTATTAGTCTTGTCTAAATATAGCAAGTATTTATCCTAATTTCATAATTTGTTCCAGTAAGCAGAAAAATAAAAGTATTCAGTATATACCAAATTGATATCAGAGCCTCGGAATGGAATCGCGTATCGAGGGAATCGAAAATCAAATGAAGAGTATGGTCGATTTGTTGGGGAAACTAAGCAATCAGGTGGAACAAATTGCACTTACACAATCCAACAATAGAGATGGTGAAACTTCTGCCAATTATGGAATCCAGGGGTCTGGTGGTGGCAGCTTCCAGAGAACCAATTTCAATAGTTCTATTGTGCCGAAACAAGTAAAAACTGATTTTCCTCGCTTTGATGGCACCAGAGATTCAACATTTGATTCTCGATATAATTCTGAGAAGGTTCTGGATTTCTTTGGGCAGCTTACTAAATTGCGACGGAAAGGAACAGTACAAGAGTATCAAGTTGAATTTGAAAGGTTATTAGCCAAGGCAAGTTCTTTGCCACAGGATCGAAAAGTGAGTTATTTTATTAGTGGTTTACGTGATGCAATACGTATAGATGTACAAGCCAACAGACCCTCCATTCTGTCTAATGCAATTAGCTTGGCTCGATTATATGAAGCTAGAGATTTTTCTTACCAACGGGGGACTCCAACAAGTTCTAAGGTCACATCTGACGCTCGTAATGCGACCACTAGTAAATTATCTACCCCACAAGTAAAGAAGTTAACTGTTGAAGAAATGAATGAAAGGAAAAGAAAGAAACTATATTTTCGCTGTAATGATAAGTTTGTCCCGGGACATCGCTGTAAGAAGTTGTTCTCTATTCAAGTTTGCCAagaagatagtgatgatgatgcTGAAATGGAGATTGAGGATGATATTGTTGGTCAAAATATAGAAATTTATTTGCATGCTATGGCTGGAATGCATTCGTCTGACACAATAAGAGTTATGGGCAGTTTGAGAAATAAAAAAGTAATTGTGCTTGTTGACACAGGAAGCACACACAATTTTGTTTGCCAGAAGATGGCAGCAAAAATAGGGTTGCAACCAACATCAAATGGAAGCTTAGAAGTAATGGTTGCCTCCGGTGAAAGATTGAGAAGCTCAGGTAAGTGTTCTAATACTGAGTTAATTCTACAAGGTACTCCGGTAATTGTAGATTTTTATGTACTCCCTCTTGAAGGTTATGATATTGTGTTGGGTACCCAGTGGTTGAGCACATTAGGTCACATGGGATTTCTCTCAACTGCAGATGACATTCAAGGTAAATGGAAAAGAAGTCACATTAAGGGTCATCGAATTCCTTTAGAACCTGGTAAGGGTCTTGTATCAGTTAAACCATATAGGTACCCGTACTTTCAGAAGGCAACAATAGAGAAACTGGTTGAGGAAATGCTTGCTACTGGTGTTATTCGGCCAAGTAACAGTCTGTATTCTTCACCGGTTATTTTGGTAAAGAAACATGATGGTTCCTGGAGAATGTGCGTTGATTATCGAGCCTTAAATAGCATTACAATAAAGGATAAATTCTCTATTTCTGTTATTGATGAACTTCTAGATGAGTTACACAGAAGCAAATTCTTTTCAAAGTTAGACCTTCGTTCCGGCTATCATCAAATTTGAGTCCATCCATCTGATATTGAGAAGACCGCATTTCGAACTCATCATGGACACTACGAATTTTTAGTCATGCCATTTGGTCTTACCAACGCTTCGTCATCACTTCAAGCTCTTATGAACgaggtattcaagaaatatttacGCAAGTTTGTTCTAGTTTTTTTCGATGACATATTAGTTTATAGTAAATCATGTTCTGAACATATGCATCATTTAGAGCTCTTATTTTCTATCTTGAGAATAAATGAACTGTATGTCAGGCAAGAAAAATGTGAGTTTGGCAAATGCCAAGTTCATTATCTTGGTCATGTGATATCAAATTCAGGGGTATCTGTGGATCTTGAAAAAGTTGATGATATGGTAAGCTGGCCAACACCTGCATCCCTAAAGGTGTTACGTGGGTTCTTGTGGTTGACAGGTTATTATAGAAAGTTCATTCACAGTTATGAAAAAATAGCCGCGCCACTCACACAATTGCTTAAAAAAGATTCTTTTCTTTGGTCAAGTGCAGCAAAAACTTCATTTGTACAACTGAAAAAAGCTATGACAAATGCTCCTGTTTTAGCTTTACCTGACTTCTCCAAACAATTTACTATTGAATGTGATACAAGTGGTTCAGGTGTGAGAGTTGTTCTCATTCAAGAGCGTCCAATTGCCTTCTTTGGTCGAGCTTTACAAGGAAAAAATCCGTTGATATCCACATATGAGAAGGAGATTCTGGATTTAGTATTAACAATTCAAAAATGGCGGCCATATTTACTAGGCAGATCTTTTGTAGTCAGGACAGATCATCGAAGCATGCAATATTTTTGGAGTCAAAAGATTACAATACTATATCAACAGCGGTGGTTATATAAATTGTTGGGTTTTGATTTCGTGATCGAATACAAAAGGGGAAAAGAGAATACGGTTGCTGATGCTCTCTTGAGAAGAAATGAGGATGGAACAAGTGTGAATGCAGAAAGTGGAGAACTTGTAGCTATTAGTCAGCTGATTCCTGATTTTGTAAAGGCCATTCAGAATGAAGTGATATCCAGTTCAGCTTTGCAGGAACAAGCTTAACGTATTATGGATGGGGAGGCGTTGGGACCGTGGAAATTCAACAACAacattattttttataaagaGAGAATTTACCTTTCTGAAAATTCTCCTTTAATTGATGTGATACTGGTACAATTTCACAACAGTACTCATGAGGTTTACCAAAAAACTCTTCAGAGGATACGAACAGATTTTTACTGGCCAGGAATGCGGCATAAGGTTCGAAAGTTCATTGCAGCTTGCGATATTTGCCAAAGACACAAATCTGAACATTTGTCTCCAGCGGGGTTACTCCAACCACTTCCAATTCCACAACGCGTATGGAAAGACATATGTATGGATTTATTGGCGGCTTACCTATGTCTAAAGGTAAAACTACAATTTTTGTGGTAGTTAATCGGTTGTCCAAGTATTCACATTTTATCTCTTTATCTCATCTTTACACGGCTGCTGGAGTTGCAAAAATATTTGTTGATAATATCTTTAAATTACATGGGATGTCAAAGTCCATTGTCTGTGATCGTGATGCAACTTTTACAAGCTTGTTTTGGTCAGAGTTATTTAAGCTAAATGGCACCAGTTTCAACTTTAATTATGCGTATCACCCAAAAACCAAAGGAATGGAGCCAGTGGTTGTCATGGGCAGAATATTGTTATAATACGAGCTTTCATTCAGCTATTAAAACCACACCATTTGAAGTAGTATATGGCAGGCCTCCTCCCAACTTATTGTCTTACATTCCAGGCATGACAAAGGTAGATTCTGTAGAGAAAGAACTGGTGGCTTGTGATCAAGTTATAAGAGATTTGAGGACCACTTTACAAGAAGCTCAATCACGAATGGAGAAGGTTTATGATAGCCACCATAGAGATAGGGAGTTTGTAGAGGGAGATTGGGTTTATTTAAGATTGCAGCCATATCGTCAAGCTTCAGTTGCAATGAGGAAAAATATGAAGCTATCTCCAAAATATTATGGTCCATTTAAGATTGTCAAAAAAATTGGCGTTGTTGCTTATAAGTTGGACTTGCCGAAAGAGTCTCAAATACATCCTGTGTTCCATGTTTTCTTATTAAAGAAAAAAGTTGGAGACAAAATTGAAGTGCATACAGAGTTGCCAGCTATCAAAGATGATGATGGGTCTCTTTTTCCAATGCCTCAAGTTATTCTAGATTATAGAGCTCGAAAAGGTGTGAAAGAAATTCTCGTTCATTGGCGTGGTTTA from Apium graveolens cultivar Ventura unplaced genomic scaffold, ASM990537v1 ctg6396, whole genome shotgun sequence carries:
- the LOC141703260 gene encoding uncharacterized protein LOC141703260 isoform X2, which translates into the protein MIFLMKMSNEYANVRSHILMMDNLPSLAQVYRMLLQEQRHKEISKPFIPNESIAFAAERNQSNFRTPNSQRFTNRTGTGVIGRGYSNNFNYGFQQRKVTYFCDHCKIPGHDKERCFKLNGYPPGFKLSQSRRFANLAANSTDNLDDNATRDNSSGTGIGTVTGSSSASPNISVDQYNQLMALLTPTNIEQDSSPYSGNALLAGNSVILN
- the LOC141703260 gene encoding uncharacterized protein LOC141703260 isoform X1, whose product is MIFLMKMSNEYANVRSHILMMDNLPSLAQVYRMLLQEQRHKEISKPFIPNESIAFAAERNQSNFRTPNSQRFTNRTGTGVIGRGYSNNFNYGFQQRKVTYFCDHCKIPGHDKERCFKLNGYPPGFKLSQSRRFANLAANSTDNLDDNATRDNSSGTGIGTVTGSSSASPNISVDQYNQLMALLTPTNIEQDSSPYSGNALLAGAFDESAPTSW